One window of the Rhipicephalus microplus isolate Deutch F79 chromosome 2, USDA_Rmic, whole genome shotgun sequence genome contains the following:
- the LOC119169109 gene encoding zinc finger protein 800 isoform X3, whose protein sequence is MFPQLCPPVPPFQSTYPKAPKEEDHSVLQQPITLGVQGVRQIVQCMTNGSREVKDVLLNECSVLFECKVCRSLFRSLANLLAHKRVYCTRHLCEAMPLCALSAPAEEPTTGGELQLTTITGNTNAMYQRVAREQPQQQQPQQQEQQDKGPSSSVATSSRTSYLSARSDCDLTRLACLNCDTTYTSVKTLYLHMVSLHSTTRRYYPCPLCRASFVQMWGVTRHLVSVHGQTKEQIVQLRDSIRGGVQLRKSRLQHMVDCLLRNNGTAGLCSRCGRPSTGCPCSPRTSAVTAAKKARRKGVPRRRPPSTPDRTSERTVQPPRNSACSKRVSPAMERKILAIIDYDRLACLRCDRLFSSFSILRRHAAVHLGYSRYQCTRCSYQSYNRADCRSHVQRVHADAAHDAERMIVHVPGEEESGHPMATRFPRLDSLSTLVTRSGAYPKRPPPLGPQK, encoded by the exons atgttcccgcaactctgcccaccagtgccgccgtttcaatcgacctaccccaag GCACCGAAGGAGGAGGACCACTCGGTGTTGCAGCAGCCTATCACCTTGGGTGTGCAGGGTGTGCGCCAGATCGTTCAGTGCATGACCAATGGCAGCCGGGAAGTCAAGGACGTGCTGCTCAACGAGTGCAGCGTGCTGTTCGAGTGCAAGGTGTGCCGCAGCCTGTTTCGCAGCTTGGCCAACCTGCTGGCCCACAAGCGAGTCTACTGCACGCGGCACCTGTGCGAGGCAATGCCCCTGTGCGCGCTGTCAGCCCCAGCGGAGGAGCCGACCACTGGTGGTGAGCTGCAGCTGACCACCATCACGGGCAACACTAATGCCATGTACCAGCGGGTGgctcgcgagcagccgcagcagcagcagccgcagcagcaagAGCAGCAGGATAAAGGACCTTCATCAAGTGTAGCCACCTCGTCTCGGACGAGCTACCTGTCGGCGCGCAGCGACTGTGACTTGACCCGGCTGGCGTGTCTCAATTGTGACACCACGTACACGTCCGTCAAGACGCTCTACCTGCACATGGTGTCTCTGCACTCGACCACGCGCCGCTACTACCCGTGCCCACTGTGCCGCGCCAGTTTTGTGCAAATGTGGGGCGTCACACGCCACCTGGTAAGTGTGCATGGCCAGACCAAGGAACAAATTGTGCAGCTGCGCGACAGCATCCGCGGTGGTGTCCAGTTGCGCAAGAGCAGACTGCAACACATGGTCGACTGCTTGCTGAGAAACAATGGCACTGCCGGGCTctgcagccgctgcggccggCCGTCCACTGGCTGCCCCTGCTCTCCCCGGACGTCGGCGGTAACGGCAGCAAAAAAAGCCCGCCGCAAAGGCGTGCCGCGGCGCAGGCCGCCCTCAACTCCAGACAGGACTTCTGAGAGAACAGTGCAGCCGCCGCGCAACAGTGCTTGCAGCAAGCGCGTCTCGCCAGCCATGGAGCGCAAGATTCTGGCCATCATTGACTATGACCGGCTGGCGTGCCTGCGCTGTGATCGGCTCTTCTCCAGCTTCTCGATCCTGCGACGGCACGCAGCTGTGCATTTGGGCTACAGTCGGTACCAGTGCACTCGCTGCAGCTACCAGTCTTATAATCGCGCGGACTGccgcagccacgtgcagcgcgtgCACGCAGACGCAGCGCACGATGCGGAACGCATGATTGTGCACGTGCCGGGTGAAGAGGAGAGTGGCCACCCGATGGCTACGCGCTTCCCGCGCCTCGACTCACTGTCGACGCTCGTCACACGCTCGGGTGCCTACCCCAAGAGGCCGCCGCCTCTGGGGCCTCAGAAGTAG
- the LOC119169109 gene encoding zinc finger protein 800 isoform X4 — MASSDNRATAPKEEDHSVLQQPITLGVQGVRQIVQCMTNGSREVKDVLLNECSVLFECKVCRSLFRSLANLLAHKRVYCTRHLCEAMPLCALSAPAEEPTTGGELQLTTITGNTNAMYQRVAREQPQQQQPQQQEQQDKGPSSSVATSSRTSYLSARSDCDLTRLACLNCDTTYTSVKTLYLHMVSLHSTTRRYYPCPLCRASFVQMWGVTRHLVSVHGQTKEQIVQLRDSIRGGVQLRKSRLQHMVDCLLRNNGTAGLCSRCGRPSTGCPCSPRTSAVTAAKKARRKGVPRRRPPSTPDRTSERTVQPPRNSACSKRVSPAMERKILAIIDYDRLACLRCDRLFSSFSILRRHAAVHLGYSRYQCTRCSYQSYNRADCRSHVQRVHADAAHDAERMIVHVPGEEESGHPMATRFPRLDSLSTLVTRSGAYPKRPPPLGPQK; from the coding sequence GCACCGAAGGAGGAGGACCACTCGGTGTTGCAGCAGCCTATCACCTTGGGTGTGCAGGGTGTGCGCCAGATCGTTCAGTGCATGACCAATGGCAGCCGGGAAGTCAAGGACGTGCTGCTCAACGAGTGCAGCGTGCTGTTCGAGTGCAAGGTGTGCCGCAGCCTGTTTCGCAGCTTGGCCAACCTGCTGGCCCACAAGCGAGTCTACTGCACGCGGCACCTGTGCGAGGCAATGCCCCTGTGCGCGCTGTCAGCCCCAGCGGAGGAGCCGACCACTGGTGGTGAGCTGCAGCTGACCACCATCACGGGCAACACTAATGCCATGTACCAGCGGGTGgctcgcgagcagccgcagcagcagcagccgcagcagcaagAGCAGCAGGATAAAGGACCTTCATCAAGTGTAGCCACCTCGTCTCGGACGAGCTACCTGTCGGCGCGCAGCGACTGTGACTTGACCCGGCTGGCGTGTCTCAATTGTGACACCACGTACACGTCCGTCAAGACGCTCTACCTGCACATGGTGTCTCTGCACTCGACCACGCGCCGCTACTACCCGTGCCCACTGTGCCGCGCCAGTTTTGTGCAAATGTGGGGCGTCACACGCCACCTGGTAAGTGTGCATGGCCAGACCAAGGAACAAATTGTGCAGCTGCGCGACAGCATCCGCGGTGGTGTCCAGTTGCGCAAGAGCAGACTGCAACACATGGTCGACTGCTTGCTGAGAAACAATGGCACTGCCGGGCTctgcagccgctgcggccggCCGTCCACTGGCTGCCCCTGCTCTCCCCGGACGTCGGCGGTAACGGCAGCAAAAAAAGCCCGCCGCAAAGGCGTGCCGCGGCGCAGGCCGCCCTCAACTCCAGACAGGACTTCTGAGAGAACAGTGCAGCCGCCGCGCAACAGTGCTTGCAGCAAGCGCGTCTCGCCAGCCATGGAGCGCAAGATTCTGGCCATCATTGACTATGACCGGCTGGCGTGCCTGCGCTGTGATCGGCTCTTCTCCAGCTTCTCGATCCTGCGACGGCACGCAGCTGTGCATTTGGGCTACAGTCGGTACCAGTGCACTCGCTGCAGCTACCAGTCTTATAATCGCGCGGACTGccgcagccacgtgcagcgcgtgCACGCAGACGCAGCGCACGATGCGGAACGCATGATTGTGCACGTGCCGGGTGAAGAGGAGAGTGGCCACCCGATGGCTACGCGCTTCCCGCGCCTCGACTCACTGTCGACGCTCGTCACACGCTCGGGTGCCTACCCCAAGAGGCCGCCGCCTCTGGGGCCTCAGAAGTAG
- the LOC119169109 gene encoding zinc finger protein 800 isoform X1 yields MLAVKSALLRAHFPDASARATWRAHKCTHQVIVGPACHRPQRPVVCFFVRCATARVAHRRLPDGLSTLTTWTSQMETLGIIHAPKEEDHSVLQQPITLGVQGVRQIVQCMTNGSREVKDVLLNECSVLFECKVCRSLFRSLANLLAHKRVYCTRHLCEAMPLCALSAPAEEPTTGGELQLTTITGNTNAMYQRVAREQPQQQQPQQQEQQDKGPSSSVATSSRTSYLSARSDCDLTRLACLNCDTTYTSVKTLYLHMVSLHSTTRRYYPCPLCRASFVQMWGVTRHLVSVHGQTKEQIVQLRDSIRGGVQLRKSRLQHMVDCLLRNNGTAGLCSRCGRPSTGCPCSPRTSAVTAAKKARRKGVPRRRPPSTPDRTSERTVQPPRNSACSKRVSPAMERKILAIIDYDRLACLRCDRLFSSFSILRRHAAVHLGYSRYQCTRCSYQSYNRADCRSHVQRVHADAAHDAERMIVHVPGEEESGHPMATRFPRLDSLSTLVTRSGAYPKRPPPLGPQK; encoded by the exons ATGTTAGCAGTCAAGTCGGCACTCTTACGAGCACATTTCCCAGACGCGTCTGCTCGTGCTACCTGGCGCGCTCACAAATGCACCCACCAAGTCATCGTGGGACCTGCTTGTCATCGACCACAACGGCCCGTTGTTTGTTTCTTCGTCCGCTGCGCAACTGcaagagtcgcccaccggagacttCCCGATGGCCTATCCACcttgacaacctggacttcccAAATGGAGACTTTAGGGATTAttcat GCACCGAAGGAGGAGGACCACTCGGTGTTGCAGCAGCCTATCACCTTGGGTGTGCAGGGTGTGCGCCAGATCGTTCAGTGCATGACCAATGGCAGCCGGGAAGTCAAGGACGTGCTGCTCAACGAGTGCAGCGTGCTGTTCGAGTGCAAGGTGTGCCGCAGCCTGTTTCGCAGCTTGGCCAACCTGCTGGCCCACAAGCGAGTCTACTGCACGCGGCACCTGTGCGAGGCAATGCCCCTGTGCGCGCTGTCAGCCCCAGCGGAGGAGCCGACCACTGGTGGTGAGCTGCAGCTGACCACCATCACGGGCAACACTAATGCCATGTACCAGCGGGTGgctcgcgagcagccgcagcagcagcagccgcagcagcaagAGCAGCAGGATAAAGGACCTTCATCAAGTGTAGCCACCTCGTCTCGGACGAGCTACCTGTCGGCGCGCAGCGACTGTGACTTGACCCGGCTGGCGTGTCTCAATTGTGACACCACGTACACGTCCGTCAAGACGCTCTACCTGCACATGGTGTCTCTGCACTCGACCACGCGCCGCTACTACCCGTGCCCACTGTGCCGCGCCAGTTTTGTGCAAATGTGGGGCGTCACACGCCACCTGGTAAGTGTGCATGGCCAGACCAAGGAACAAATTGTGCAGCTGCGCGACAGCATCCGCGGTGGTGTCCAGTTGCGCAAGAGCAGACTGCAACACATGGTCGACTGCTTGCTGAGAAACAATGGCACTGCCGGGCTctgcagccgctgcggccggCCGTCCACTGGCTGCCCCTGCTCTCCCCGGACGTCGGCGGTAACGGCAGCAAAAAAAGCCCGCCGCAAAGGCGTGCCGCGGCGCAGGCCGCCCTCAACTCCAGACAGGACTTCTGAGAGAACAGTGCAGCCGCCGCGCAACAGTGCTTGCAGCAAGCGCGTCTCGCCAGCCATGGAGCGCAAGATTCTGGCCATCATTGACTATGACCGGCTGGCGTGCCTGCGCTGTGATCGGCTCTTCTCCAGCTTCTCGATCCTGCGACGGCACGCAGCTGTGCATTTGGGCTACAGTCGGTACCAGTGCACTCGCTGCAGCTACCAGTCTTATAATCGCGCGGACTGccgcagccacgtgcagcgcgtgCACGCAGACGCAGCGCACGATGCGGAACGCATGATTGTGCACGTGCCGGGTGAAGAGGAGAGTGGCCACCCGATGGCTACGCGCTTCCCGCGCCTCGACTCACTGTCGACGCTCGTCACACGCTCGGGTGCCTACCCCAAGAGGCCGCCGCCTCTGGGGCCTCAGAAGTAG